The Piliocolobus tephrosceles isolate RC106 unplaced genomic scaffold, ASM277652v3 unscaffolded_40575, whole genome shotgun sequence genome contains the following window.
TTTTTCTAAGAGGCctcttttccttctgtctccttttctcaATTAGGCTTTTCCGAGAAAGTGAGGCCACCATGGCTCTGGATAAGTCTGTCATCCTGCTCCCTCTGTTTGTCCTGGTGCTACTGGTGCTGGGCTGGGCCCAGCCTTCCCTAGGCAGTGAATCCGCGGCCGAGAAATTCCAGCGGCAACACATGGACTCAGACAGTTCCCCCAGCAGCAGCTCTACCTACTGCAACCAAATGATGAAGCGCCGGAATATGACACAGGGGTGGTGCAAATCAGTGAACACCTTTGTGCACGAGCCCCTGGTAGATGTCCAGAATGTCTGCTTCCAGGAAAATGTCACCTGCAAGAACGGGCAGACCAACTGCTTCAAGAGCAATTCCAGAATGCACATCACAGAGTGCCGCCTGACAGACGGCTCCAAGTACCCCAACTGTGCATACCAGACCAGCAATTTGGAGAGACACATCATTGTGGCCTGTGAAGGGAGCCCGTATGTGCCAGTCCACTTCGATGCTTCTGTGGAGGACTCAACCTAAGCTCAGAGCAGCGAGATATCCCACCTCCCTCAACCTCATCCTTTCCACAGctgcctcttccctcttccttccctgctgTGAAAGAAGTAACTCCAGTTAGGGCTCCTATTCAACACACTCATGCTTCCTTTTCCTGAGTCCCACCCCTGCGTGATTTTGGGGGTGAAGAGTGGGTTGTGAGGTGGGCCCCATGTTAACCCCTCCACTCTTTCTTCCAATAAAACACAGTTGCAAACACTTGATTTCTGAAGTGGTTCTGTCTAAGTACTGTTTCTGGCATCGCCTTCCAGCAAGGGGTAAGAAGGGTAAATCTGATTCGCTTTGGAGAACGGTGAATGAAGTAATTAAATGCTTTCCCTTCTGACTTGGATTTTAGTGGCTTGAGAAAATTCCTTTCCTTGTAGATTCCTTGATGCCAAATCTAAAACTATTAAGCGTGGGCTGT
Protein-coding sequences here:
- the LOC111538697 gene encoding ribonuclease 1B pancreatic, which codes for MALDKSVILLPLFVLVLLVLGWAQPSLGSESAAEKFQRQHMDSDSSPSSSSTYCNQMMKRRNMTQGWCKSVNTFVHEPLVDVQNVCFQENVTCKNGQTNCFKSNSRMHITECRLTDGSKYPNCAYQTSNLERHIIVACEGSPYVPVHFDASVEDST